In one window of Palaemon carinicauda isolate YSFRI2023 chromosome 2, ASM3689809v2, whole genome shotgun sequence DNA:
- the LOC137619499 gene encoding uncharacterized protein, translated as MASSTEVPATGNPNPANVMKDVLAKFDVYFSPRKNELVARYKFRRCMQETNETLETYVTRLKILVKDCNYGNQRDKQLRDQVVLGCTEDKLRQKLFEVEDLTLEKTLDLCVAFQASKRQMDVIKSTPRQTNDSVAKVREESRREKTTDRRHNADHDGRPKHENNEGRPKSSKPSVPTSKLHPCKFCGEKHEWRKEKCPAHGKKCIKCGNYNHYAVKCKSRKINYVSGNYNDFDVNSSDESECEYLLRVCSKKDKLIEADFEVNGKVIKFQVDCGASVNVIPQYLIPNVNLKPCDTTLEVWTLDTVRPKGKCRLVIRNCKNRKKYNIEFLVVDCKYTPLLSKRTSEQMGLITVNYENISATKDVLDKYDNVFNSDVGTFQNVVRLTIDTNAEPV; from the exons ATGGCTTCATCGACGGAAG TCCCAGCAACCGGTAACCCTAATCCAGCCAATGTGATGAAGGATGTTTTGGCGAAATTCGACGTCTATTTCTCTCCGCGCAAGAACGAACTCGTGGCAAGGTACAAGTTTCGAAGATGTATGCAGGAAACAAACGAAACATTGGAAACCTACGTTACTAGATTGAAGATTCTTGTGAAGGACTGCAACTATGGTAACCAACGAGACAAGCAGCTGAGGGACCAAGTGGTGCTTGGATGTACTGAGGACAAGCTTCGTCAGAAATTATTTGAAGTCGAAGACCTTACCCTAGAGAAGACATTGGATTTGTGTGTGGCCTTTCAAGCAAGCAAAAGGCAGATGGACGTCATCAAGTCTACTCCTCGCCAGACCAATGACAGTGTGGCCAAAGTGAGAGAAGAGTCTAGAAGGGAGAAGACTACTGATAGAAGACACAACGCAGACCATGATGGTAGGCCTAAGCATGAAAACAATGAAGGTAGGCCTAAGTCCAGTAAACCCAGTGTTCCTACGAGTAAGTTGCACCCTTGCAAATTTTGTGGGGAAAAACATGAATGGCGAAAGGAAAAGTGTCCAGCTCATGGTAAGAAATGCATAAAATgtggtaattataatcattatgctGTTAAATGCAAAAGtaggaaaataaattatgtatcaGGTAATTACAATGACTTTGATGTGAATAGTTCAGATGAATCTGAATGTGAATATTTGCTTAGAGTGTGTAGTAAAAAGGATAAGCTAATTGAAGCTGATTTTGAAGTTAATGGTAAAGTAATCAAATTTCAAGTAGATTGTGGAGCTAGCGTAAATGTAATTCCTCAATATTTAATTCCCAATGTCAATTTAAAACCTTGTGACACTACCCTAGAAGTGTGGACTTTAGACACAGTTAGGCCTAAGGGAAAATGCAGGTTAGTAATTAGaaattgcaagaataggaagaaatataACATTGAATTTTTGGTTGTTGATTGTAAATACACTCCATTATTAAGCAAAAGAACATCAGAGCAAATGGGACTTAttacagtgaattatgaaaatatttctgcaactaaaGATGTACTTGATAAATATGACAATGTATTTAATAGTGATGTGGGTACATTCCAAAATGTGGTTAGACTAACCATTGACACAAATGCAGAACCAGTGTGA